The following proteins come from a genomic window of Herpetosiphon gulosus:
- a CDS encoding GDP-mannose 4,6-dehydratase, translated as MRVLITGITGPVGSFLADYLLTLPNLEIHALKRWRSDPRPIEHLQGKVTFHEGDIEDAFAMATLLRRVLPDRIFHLAAQSYPSASWDAPVTTLRANTEGTLNILEAVRVAVPQARVHIACTSAQYGIVNPADVPIKESHPLRPGSPYGVSKAAAEMLSLQYHQSYGLHVVVTRSFNHVGPRQGDRCSIQTFCQQMAAIEAGQSEPVMHVGNLEPQRDFSHFSDVARALWLLLEKAPAGEVYNLCSGVATRIGDIVELVRRFGRVPIEVRLDPSRLRPVDEPILQGDNSKLRQATGWEPQIGMEQIVQEVLDFWRERYGIL; from the coding sequence ATGCGTGTTTTGATTACTGGCATTACTGGGCCAGTTGGTAGTTTTCTCGCCGATTATCTGTTAACCTTGCCTAATCTCGAAATTCATGCGCTCAAGCGTTGGCGCTCCGATCCACGGCCAATTGAGCATTTGCAAGGCAAAGTAACCTTTCACGAAGGCGATATTGAAGATGCCTTTGCGATGGCGACGTTGCTGCGGCGAGTTCTGCCAGATCGCATTTTTCACCTTGCGGCCCAAAGCTACCCCAGCGCCTCATGGGATGCTCCAGTTACCACTTTACGTGCCAATACCGAAGGAACCCTGAATATTTTAGAGGCTGTGCGGGTTGCCGTACCTCAAGCTCGTGTGCATATTGCCTGCACCAGCGCCCAGTATGGCATCGTTAATCCGGCTGATGTGCCAATTAAGGAGAGCCACCCTTTGCGCCCAGGCAGCCCATATGGCGTGAGCAAAGCCGCCGCCGAAATGCTGAGTTTGCAATATCATCAATCATATGGCTTACATGTCGTAGTTACCCGCTCGTTTAATCATGTGGGGCCACGCCAAGGCGATCGCTGCTCGATTCAAACATTTTGCCAGCAAATGGCTGCAATTGAAGCAGGCCAGAGCGAACCAGTGATGCATGTTGGCAATTTGGAGCCACAGCGCGATTTCAGCCATTTCAGCGATGTGGCACGGGCTTTGTGGCTGCTGCTCGAAAAAGCGCCTGCGGGCGAGGTTTACAATCTTTGTTCGGGCGTGGCCACCCGCATTGGCGATATTGTGGAGTTGGTGCGGCGTTTTGGGCGTGTGCCAATCGAAGTTAGGCTTGACCCAAGCCGTTTGCGGCCTGTCGATGAGCCAATTTTACAAGGCGATAATAGTAAATTGCGCCAAGCCACAGGCTGGGAGCCACAAATTGGCATGGAGCAAATTGTGCAAGAAGTGCTGGATTTTTGGCGCGAACGCTACGGCATTTTGTAG
- a CDS encoding type I phosphomannose isomerase catalytic subunit, with protein MEAKTLPPIQLEARYDSRVWGGNRLAQWLHLPAAPSPLGEIWLVYAENRIADGPLQGQTLAAAAERYGALLLGSVPFERSGSQFPLLAKFIDAADHLSVQVHPDDTYAHTVEAATGFNGKTEAWYLLQTEANAQLIHGFNRQTSREECSQLIANDRLPELLRYVPAHAGTTIFVPAGTIHAINAGVMLFEIQQTSDLTYRIYDYGRPREMHIERALDVLDYAASASAETPPTRLDSRRTLLVKCRYFAMERWQLHGRVDSATLPTSFEIITVIDGSATLRSFHGVWELTLGTTLVLPASLGAYTYEVANSVTLLRCYVPTEEL; from the coding sequence ATGGAAGCGAAAACCTTACCACCCATCCAACTCGAAGCTCGCTACGATAGCCGTGTTTGGGGCGGCAATCGCCTAGCCCAATGGCTGCACTTGCCCGCTGCCCCTAGCCCGCTGGGCGAGATTTGGCTCGTTTATGCTGAAAATCGCATCGCTGATGGTCCGTTGCAAGGCCAAACCTTGGCGGCAGCGGCTGAACGCTATGGGGCATTATTGCTTGGTAGCGTGCCATTTGAGCGCTCAGGCAGCCAATTTCCCTTGCTGGCTAAATTTATTGATGCTGCTGATCATCTGTCGGTGCAAGTGCACCCCGATGATACCTATGCCCACACGGTCGAGGCTGCCACTGGCTTCAATGGCAAAACCGAAGCATGGTATTTGCTGCAAACTGAAGCCAATGCTCAGTTGATTCATGGCTTTAATCGCCAAACCAGCCGCGAAGAATGTAGCCAATTGATCGCCAACGATCGCTTGCCTGAACTGCTGCGTTATGTGCCAGCCCACGCTGGAACCACAATTTTCGTGCCTGCTGGTACGATCCATGCGATTAACGCTGGCGTGATGCTGTTTGAAATTCAGCAAACCTCTGATCTGACCTATCGAATTTATGATTATGGTCGACCTCGCGAGATGCACATTGAACGAGCCTTGGATGTGCTGGATTATGCTGCATCGGCATCAGCTGAAACTCCGCCGACGCGACTTGATTCACGCCGAACGTTGCTGGTTAAGTGTCGCTATTTCGCCATGGAGCGTTGGCAATTGCATGGCCGCGTCGATTCGGCAACCTTGCCCACCAGCTTTGAAATTATCACCGTGATCGATGGCTCGGCCACCTTGCGCTCATTTCACGGAGTTTGGGAATTGACGCTGGGCACGACCTTGGTTTTGCCAGCAAGTTTGGGCGCATACACCTACGAAGTTGCCAACTCGGTGACCCTGCTGCGCTGCTATGTACCTACTGAGGAACTCTAA
- a CDS encoding glycosyltransferase family 1 protein produces the protein MIAIDARLNAYRHGGIAQYTQKLLTYLPKIAPEQQWLVLEHRKSPKPLVLGPNIQRARLFTPPHHRLEQVLLPLEIGLRRPKLLHSPDFIPPLYRPFPAVITVHDLAFKLFPEILDANASRYYGQIERALASANAIIADSYSTANDLTNVLNVDPARIDVIHLATDMQPIALAADAQRHIGNSIWQADQFMLFVSTLEPRKNIPMLLRALRIAVDRKPQAGYRLALAGRRGWLDSEIWQTLAELHLEDVVTWIDSPSDEEIRWLLSACRLYLNPSRYEGFGLPALEALACGAAVVVADASSLPEVVGEAGLKLPVADPLAWADAIERLWDDDAARQALRDKAPAQAAKFSWQRTAEQTLAVYRRVLD, from the coding sequence ATGATTGCGATCGATGCGCGTTTGAATGCCTACCGCCATGGTGGCATCGCCCAATACACTCAAAAATTGCTGACCTATTTGCCCAAAATCGCGCCTGAGCAACAATGGTTGGTGCTGGAACATCGCAAAAGCCCCAAGCCATTGGTGCTTGGCCCCAACATTCAGCGAGCACGTTTATTCACCCCGCCCCATCATCGCTTAGAACAAGTGCTTTTGCCCTTGGAAATTGGCCTGCGCCGCCCAAAATTGTTACACTCACCTGATTTTATTCCGCCGCTGTATCGCCCATTTCCTGCCGTAATCACTGTGCATGATTTGGCTTTTAAATTGTTTCCCGAAATTTTGGATGCCAATGCCAGCCGTTATTATGGCCAAATTGAGCGAGCGCTGGCCTCAGCCAATGCAATTATTGCCGATTCGTACAGCACCGCCAACGATCTCACTAATGTATTAAATGTTGATCCAGCGCGAATTGATGTGATTCATCTGGCGACCGATATGCAGCCAATCGCCCTAGCCGCCGATGCTCAACGCCACATTGGCAACAGCATTTGGCAGGCTGATCAATTTATGCTGTTTGTTTCAACCCTAGAGCCGCGCAAAAATATCCCAATGTTGTTGCGAGCCTTACGAATTGCAGTTGATCGCAAGCCGCAAGCTGGCTATCGCTTGGCTTTGGCGGGGCGACGCGGCTGGCTCGATAGCGAAATTTGGCAAACCCTGGCTGAATTACACTTAGAAGATGTTGTGACTTGGATCGATAGCCCTAGCGATGAGGAGATTCGCTGGCTGCTGAGTGCCTGTCGCTTGTATCTCAACCCCTCGCGCTACGAAGGCTTTGGCTTACCAGCCTTAGAAGCCTTGGCTTGTGGCGCGGCAGTAGTGGTTGCTGATGCCTCAAGTTTGCCTGAAGTGGTCGGCGAAGCTGGCCTCAAATTGCCAGTTGCTGACCCGCTAGCGTGGGCTGATGCAATTGAACGATTATGGGATGATGATGCAGCTCGTCAAGCTTTGCGTGATAAAGCTCCGGCTCAAGCAGCCAAATTTTCGTGGCAACGCACCGCTGAGCAAACCTTGGCCGTTTATCGGCGAGTACTTGATTAA
- the hisB gene encoding imidazoleglycerol-phosphate dehydratase HisB has product MARIATIERNTRETQIKLTLNLDGSGQVAINTGIGMYNHMLESFARHGQFDLEVTCNGDLHIDDHHSVEDVAICLGMAIDRALGDKAGITRTAHTYVPMDEALAFVALDLSGRPFHVLNFSWTNPSIGGLTCDLVEHVFESIAIHARMNLHAKIEYGRNDHHKAEALFKALARALDSATKHDPRLGDAIPSTKGVI; this is encoded by the coding sequence ATGGCTCGGATTGCAACGATCGAACGCAACACCCGCGAAACCCAAATTAAGCTCACGCTCAATCTCGATGGCTCTGGTCAAGTGGCGATCAATACGGGGATCGGGATGTATAACCATATGCTGGAGAGTTTTGCTCGCCATGGTCAATTTGATTTAGAAGTGACCTGCAATGGTGATTTGCATATCGACGATCATCATTCGGTCGAAGATGTGGCAATTTGCTTGGGCATGGCAATTGATCGGGCACTCGGCGATAAGGCTGGTATCACTCGCACTGCCCATACCTATGTGCCGATGGATGAGGCATTGGCATTTGTCGCGCTTGATCTGAGTGGCCGACCGTTTCATGTGCTCAACTTTAGCTGGACCAACCCCAGTATCGGTGGCTTGACCTGCGATTTGGTTGAGCATGTGTTTGAAAGTATTGCGATTCATGCCCGAATGAATTTGCATGCGAAAATCGAATATGGCCGCAACGACCACCACAAGGCCGAAGCCTTGTTCAAGGCTTTGGCGCGGGCACTCGATAGCGCCACCAAGCATGATCCCCGCTTGGGCGATGCGATTCCCAGCACCAAAGGTGTGATTTAA
- a CDS encoding cyclic nucleotide-binding domain-containing protein has product MALQPDSSEQPTPADIAQRLADVPLFEQMRPDDLAFLADHAQIQQLEPAVVLSAQQSSENDLYVVVRGHLEVWLDPSSLGAEGPERKLATLFADEIAGELALVDGGVRSARLQAGDAGVRVICISQAAILNRCEQDPIFGYRLMRNLAAMLALRARLTALSAQTTIA; this is encoded by the coding sequence ATGGCATTGCAGCCAGATTCATCTGAGCAACCAACCCCTGCCGACATCGCCCAACGTTTGGCCGATGTTCCCTTATTTGAACAAATGCGGCCCGACGATTTAGCCTTCTTGGCCGATCACGCCCAGATTCAGCAACTTGAGCCGGCGGTGGTGCTTTCAGCCCAACAATCCAGCGAAAACGATCTGTATGTGGTGGTGCGCGGCCATTTGGAAGTGTGGCTCGACCCAAGCAGCCTTGGAGCCGAAGGGCCAGAGCGCAAACTCGCCACCTTGTTTGCCGATGAAATTGCTGGTGAATTGGCCTTGGTTGATGGCGGTGTGCGTTCGGCGCGACTCCAAGCAGGCGATGCAGGTGTGCGGGTGATTTGCATTTCGCAGGCTGCAATTCTCAATCGTTGTGAGCAAGATCCAATTTTTGGTTATCGTTTGATGCGCAATTTAGCAGCAATGTTGGCCTTACGTGCCCGCCTGACTGCCTTGAGTGCTCAAACCACTATTGCCTAG